The following coding sequences lie in one Pseudomonas monsensis genomic window:
- a CDS encoding PTS fructose-like transporter subunit IIB, whose product MKLAIVTACPNGMVTSVLCARLLDAAAQRQGWSTSVEVVDAAHPERELSAATIEAAEWVLLVATGDIDMTRFVGKRVFRIAPAQALQDVEAVLRRGAEEAEVYVAAEAAPAVAAPRAPRIVAITACPTGVAHTFMAAEALQQTAKRLGYELHVETQGSVGAKTPLGATAIAEADVVLLAADIEVATERFAGKKIYRCGTGIALKQSEATLKKALAEGQVESTASDGKARAKQERTGVYKHLLTGVSFMLPMVVAGGLMIALSFVFGITAFKEEGTLAAALMQIGGETAFKLMVPLLAGYIAYSIADRPGLAPGMIGGLLASTLGAGFIGGIVAGFIAGYAAKAISRYVALPQSLEALKPILIIPLFASLFTGLVMIYVVGKPVAGMLAALTHFLDSMGTTNAILLGVLLGGMMCVDLGGPINKAAYAFSVGLLASQSYAPMAATMAAGMVPPIGLGIATFIARRKFAQTEREAGKAALVLGLCFISEGAIPFAAKDPLRVIPASIAGGALTGALSMYFGCKLMAPHGGLFVLAIPNAINHALLYLLAIVAGSLLTAVVYATVKRPESAELAMEPAKA is encoded by the coding sequence ATGAAATTAGCCATTGTTACGGCTTGCCCGAACGGCATGGTCACCAGTGTGCTGTGTGCGCGTTTGCTCGATGCCGCCGCGCAGCGCCAAGGCTGGAGCACCAGTGTTGAAGTGGTCGATGCGGCGCACCCGGAGCGTGAATTGTCGGCGGCGACCATCGAAGCGGCAGAATGGGTGTTGCTGGTGGCCACCGGCGACATCGACATGACTCGTTTCGTCGGCAAGCGCGTGTTCCGCATTGCCCCGGCGCAAGCGCTGCAGGATGTCGAAGCGGTGCTGCGTCGTGGCGCTGAAGAGGCTGAAGTGTATGTCGCTGCAGAGGCGGCGCCGGCTGTCGCTGCGCCGCGTGCACCGCGCATCGTCGCGATCACTGCCTGCCCGACCGGCGTCGCCCACACCTTCATGGCCGCCGAGGCGTTGCAGCAAACCGCCAAGCGTCTGGGCTATGAGCTGCACGTCGAAACCCAAGGCTCTGTCGGCGCGAAAACCCCGCTCGGCGCCACGGCGATTGCCGAGGCCGACGTGGTGCTGCTGGCGGCGGACATCGAAGTCGCCACCGAGCGTTTCGCCGGCAAGAAAATCTACCGTTGCGGCACCGGGATTGCCTTGAAGCAGTCCGAAGCCACGCTGAAAAAAGCCTTGGCCGAAGGTCAGGTGGAAAGCACCGCGAGTGACGGCAAGGCCCGGGCCAAGCAAGAGAGAACCGGGGTCTACAAACACCTGCTGACCGGCGTGTCGTTCATGCTGCCGATGGTGGTGGCCGGTGGTTTGATGATCGCCTTGTCGTTCGTCTTCGGCATCACTGCATTCAAGGAAGAAGGCACGCTGGCGGCGGCACTGATGCAGATCGGCGGCGAGACCGCGTTCAAGCTGATGGTGCCGCTGCTTGCCGGCTACATCGCCTACTCGATCGCGGATCGTCCGGGCCTGGCGCCGGGGATGATCGGTGGCTTGCTCGCCAGTACGTTGGGGGCAGGGTTCATCGGCGGCATCGTCGCCGGGTTCATCGCCGGTTATGCGGCCAAGGCCATCAGTCGCTACGTCGCCTTGCCGCAGAGCCTTGAAGCGCTGAAACCGATTCTGATCATCCCGCTGTTCGCCAGCCTGTTTACCGGGCTGGTGATGATCTACGTGGTCGGCAAACCGGTCGCCGGCATGCTAGCGGCGCTGACGCATTTCCTCGACAGCATGGGCACCACCAACGCGATTCTGCTTGGCGTGCTGCTCGGCGGCATGATGTGCGTTGACCTCGGCGGGCCGATCAACAAGGCGGCGTATGCGTTCTCGGTGGGGTTGCTGGCGTCGCAGAGTTACGCGCCGATGGCCGCGACCATGGCCGCCGGGATGGTGCCGCCGATTGGCCTCGGCATCGCCACCTTCATCGCCCGCCGCAAGTTCGCCCAGACCGAGCGCGAGGCGGGTAAAGCGGCGCTGGTGCTGGGGCTGTGCTTTATCTCCGAAGGGGCGATTCCGTTTGCCGCCAAGGACCCGCTGCGGGTGATTCCGGCGAGCATTGCCGGCGGTGCGTTGACTGGCGCACTGTCGATGTACTTCGGCTGCAAACTGATGGCGCCACACGGTGGTCTGTTTGTGCTGGCGATCCCGAATGCGATCAACCATGCGTTGCTGTATCTGCTGGCGATTGTGGCGGGGAGCCTGCTGACCGCTGTGGTCTATGCGACGGTCAAGCGCCCGGAATCGGCCGAGCTGGCGATGGAACCCGCCAAAGCCTGA
- a CDS encoding alkaline phosphatase D family protein, whose translation MSDFNLGRRRVMQVVGAGLLMPGLAPAVIASVKDRPQLTDGVQSGDLQGDRAMIWSRSDRPARMVVEWDTRSQFRHPRRVISALADARTDFTARVELSGLPADQAIFYRVYFKDAQTGVASEPWLGHLRSAPTARRNIRFVWSGDTVGQGFGINPDIGGMRIYESMRLRLPDFFIHSGDTIYADGPVPAQLTTEGGRIWRNLTTEAKSKVAQTLDDYRGNYRYNLMDENVRRFNAEVPQIWQWDDHEVVNNWSPGKQLDERYQEKDIHTLVGRARKAWLEYSPMRLQAADGGGRIYRKLSYGPMLDVFVLDMRSYRGANDDNLGAAKPFLGREQLDWLKRGLQRSKAQWKVIAADMPIGLGVPDGEVSPGVARWEAVANGDPGPAQGRELEVAELLGFLRAQQVRNFVFLTADVHYCAAHHYHPDRAAFQDFEPFWEFVAGPLNAGSFGPNPLDKTFGPEVVFQKAPTAQNMSPFAGFQFFGEVNIEGQSGEMSVVLRDLNGVAVFEQKLQPV comes from the coding sequence ATGAGCGATTTCAATCTCGGTCGTCGGCGGGTCATGCAAGTGGTCGGTGCCGGTCTGCTGATGCCGGGGCTGGCGCCAGCGGTGATCGCGTCGGTCAAGGATCGGCCGCAACTGACGGACGGCGTGCAGTCCGGCGACCTGCAGGGCGACCGCGCGATGATCTGGAGCCGCAGCGACCGTCCGGCGCGAATGGTGGTCGAGTGGGACACCCGTAGCCAGTTTCGCCACCCGCGCCGGGTGATCTCGGCGCTGGCCGATGCGCGCACTGACTTCACCGCCCGGGTCGAACTGAGCGGGTTGCCCGCCGATCAGGCGATTTTCTATCGGGTGTATTTCAAGGACGCGCAAACCGGCGTCGCCAGCGAACCGTGGCTCGGCCACTTGCGCAGCGCACCGACGGCGCGGCGCAACATCCGTTTCGTGTGGAGCGGTGACACCGTCGGCCAGGGCTTCGGCATCAACCCGGACATCGGCGGCATGCGCATCTACGAATCCATGCGCCTGCGCCTGCCGGACTTTTTTATCCACAGCGGCGACACCATCTACGCCGACGGCCCGGTGCCGGCGCAACTGACCACCGAGGGTGGGCGCATCTGGCGCAACCTCACCACCGAAGCCAAGAGCAAAGTCGCGCAGACGCTGGACGACTATCGTGGCAATTACCGCTACAACCTGATGGACGAAAACGTCCGTCGCTTCAACGCCGAAGTGCCGCAGATCTGGCAGTGGGACGACCACGAAGTGGTCAACAACTGGTCGCCGGGCAAGCAGCTCGACGAGCGTTATCAAGAGAAAGATATCCACACCCTGGTCGGCCGTGCGCGCAAGGCCTGGCTGGAATATTCGCCGATGCGTCTGCAGGCGGCCGATGGCGGCGGGCGGATTTATCGCAAGCTCAGCTACGGGCCGATGCTCGATGTGTTCGTGCTCGACATGCGCAGCTATCGCGGCGCCAACGACGACAATCTCGGCGCGGCCAAGCCGTTTCTGGGGCGTGAGCAACTGGACTGGCTCAAGCGTGGGCTGCAGCGCTCCAAGGCGCAGTGGAAGGTGATCGCCGCCGACATGCCGATCGGCCTCGGTGTGCCGGACGGTGAAGTCAGCCCGGGCGTGGCGCGCTGGGAGGCGGTGGCCAACGGTGACCCCGGCCCGGCTCAGGGGCGTGAACTGGAAGTCGCCGAATTACTCGGTTTTCTGCGGGCGCAGCAAGTGCGCAATTTCGTTTTCCTCACCGCCGACGTGCATTACTGCGCGGCGCATCATTACCATCCGGATCGCGCGGCATTTCAGGATTTCGAGCCGTTCTGGGAGTTTGTCGCCGGACCGCTGAATGCCGGGAGCTTCGGTCCCAATCCGCTGGATAAAACCTTTGGTCCTGAAGTGGTGTTCCAGAAAGCACCTACGGCGCAGAACATGTCACCGTTCGCCGGATTTCAGTTTTTTGGCGAGGTGAACATTGAGGGGCAGAGCGGGGAGATGAGTGTGGTATTGCGGGATTTGAATGGGGTCGCGGTGTTCGAGCAGAAATTGCAGCCGGTTTGA
- a CDS encoding PepSY domain-containing protein, translated as MLKKTLFQLHWFFGITAGLVLALMGITGAAYSFQDEILRALNPSVLQVEKHVAGVLPPVELVERIEATSGKKVSMLWVETDSGNAAKVFFTPPKGERRGEMRYFDPYTGEFMGNAVGQDFFGLMLQLHRFLAMGDTGRNITGACTLILLFFCLSGLYLRWPRQWNSWRVWLTLDWQKKGRAFNWDLHSVAGTWCLLVYLLLALTGLSWSYEWYNKGLTKLLSDAPQNERVRGGRGPAPDGPAPTADYAAMWSSIYSAAGPGLAAYNIRMPAVAGQPATVFYLLDSSPHDRALNQITLDPATGVVKRVDRYADKSFKAQLLTSIYALHVGSYFGLVGRIIITLAAVCMPLFFITGWLLYLDRRRKKKQIQDARQGLAQPTGDGSPWLIGFASQSGFAEQLAWQTAGQLQAAGLPAKVLPLANVSQQDLRESPHALFVVSTFGDGEAPDSARGFERKVLRNAANLDGLNYAVLGLGDRQYAHFCGFARRLHQWLSEQGGKTLFAPVEVDSGDPYALRHWQTQLGLITGQAPVDTWQAPSYENWTLVRRELMNPDSSGSPVYLLGLSAPSTSSWLAGDLVEVLPRNCAWAVEHFLDGLGIRGETRVKINGLEEPLDVALASRQLPEHRAHLVGLHAQALVDAMVPLAMREYSIASIAADGVLELIVRQEQHADGRLGIGSGWLTEHAPVGGSISLRVRRNSGFHLPNAPVPMILLGNGTGLAGLRSLLKARIADGQQRQWLLFGERNREHDFLCRAELEEWLINGDLARLDLAFSRDQAQKIYVQDRLRESADELKKWLAEGAVIYICGSLQGMASGVDQVLNDVLGAAEVERLIEQGRYRRDVY; from the coding sequence GTGTTGAAGAAAACCCTGTTCCAGTTGCACTGGTTTTTTGGCATCACCGCAGGCCTGGTACTGGCGCTGATGGGCATCACCGGCGCGGCCTATTCGTTTCAGGACGAAATCCTGCGGGCGCTGAACCCTTCCGTGCTGCAGGTGGAAAAACACGTTGCCGGCGTCCTGCCGCCCGTTGAACTGGTCGAGCGCATCGAAGCCACGTCCGGCAAGAAAGTCTCGATGCTCTGGGTCGAAACCGACAGCGGCAACGCAGCCAAAGTGTTCTTCACCCCGCCCAAAGGCGAGCGGCGTGGCGAGATGCGCTACTTCGATCCGTACACCGGCGAGTTCATGGGCAATGCCGTCGGCCAGGATTTCTTTGGCCTGATGCTGCAACTGCACCGTTTCCTCGCCATGGGCGACACCGGGCGTAACATCACCGGCGCCTGCACCCTGATCCTGTTGTTCTTCTGCCTCTCCGGCCTGTACCTGCGCTGGCCGCGCCAGTGGAACAGCTGGCGCGTGTGGCTGACCCTCGACTGGCAGAAAAAGGGCCGCGCCTTCAACTGGGATCTGCATTCGGTGGCCGGCACCTGGTGCTTGCTGGTCTATCTGCTACTGGCGCTGACCGGGTTGTCGTGGTCGTACGAGTGGTACAACAAAGGCCTGACCAAATTACTCTCCGACGCGCCGCAGAACGAGCGCGTGCGCGGTGGTCGCGGCCCGGCACCGGACGGCCCGGCACCGACCGCCGATTACGCGGCGATGTGGAGCAGCATCTACAGCGCCGCCGGCCCGGGCCTGGCCGCCTACAACATCCGCATGCCGGCCGTCGCGGGCCAGCCAGCGACCGTGTTCTATCTGCTCGACAGCTCGCCGCACGATCGCGCGCTGAACCAGATCACCCTCGACCCGGCCACCGGCGTGGTCAAACGCGTCGACCGCTACGCCGACAAGAGCTTCAAGGCACAACTGCTGACCAGCATTTACGCGCTGCACGTCGGTAGCTATTTCGGCCTCGTCGGGCGAATCATCATCACCCTCGCTGCCGTGTGCATGCCGCTGTTTTTCATCACTGGCTGGCTGCTGTATCTGGATCGCCGCCGCAAGAAAAAACAGATCCAGGACGCGCGCCAAGGCCTCGCCCAACCGACCGGCGATGGCTCGCCGTGGCTGATCGGCTTCGCCAGCCAGAGCGGTTTCGCCGAACAACTGGCGTGGCAGACCGCCGGTCAACTGCAGGCGGCGGGATTGCCGGCGAAGGTGCTGCCGCTGGCGAATGTCAGCCAGCAGGATCTGCGCGAATCGCCCCATGCGCTGTTCGTCGTCAGCACCTTTGGCGATGGCGAAGCACCGGACAGCGCCCGTGGGTTTGAACGCAAGGTTCTGCGCAACGCCGCGAATCTTGATGGGCTGAACTACGCCGTACTGGGTCTGGGTGACCGCCAGTACGCGCACTTCTGCGGCTTCGCCCGACGCCTGCATCAATGGCTGAGCGAGCAAGGCGGCAAGACTTTGTTCGCCCCGGTCGAAGTCGACAGCGGCGACCCCTACGCCCTGCGTCACTGGCAGACTCAGCTCGGCCTGATCACCGGACAAGCGCCGGTCGACACCTGGCAGGCGCCGAGCTACGAAAACTGGACGCTGGTGCGCCGCGAACTGATGAACCCCGACAGCAGCGGCTCACCGGTCTACCTGCTGGGCCTGAGCGCACCGAGCACCAGCAGTTGGCTGGCCGGCGATCTGGTGGAAGTGCTGCCGCGCAATTGTGCATGGGCGGTCGAGCATTTCCTCGACGGTCTCGGCATTCGTGGCGAAACCCGAGTGAAGATCAATGGCCTCGAAGAGCCGCTGGACGTCGCCCTCGCCTCGCGCCAGTTGCCTGAACATCGCGCACATCTGGTCGGCCTGCACGCCCAGGCGCTGGTCGATGCCATGGTGCCGCTGGCCATGCGTGAATACTCGATTGCCTCGATTGCCGCCGACGGTGTGCTGGAGCTGATCGTGCGCCAGGAACAGCATGCCGATGGCCGCCTTGGCATCGGTTCCGGCTGGCTGACCGAGCATGCCCCGGTGGGCGGCAGCATCAGTTTGCGCGTACGTCGCAACAGCGGTTTCCATCTGCCGAACGCGCCGGTGCCGATGATTCTGCTCGGCAACGGCACCGGACTCGCCGGGCTGCGCAGCTTGCTCAAGGCGCGGATTGCCGACGGTCAACAGCGCCAGTGGCTGCTGTTTGGCGAGCGCAATCGCGAACACGATTTCCTCTGCCGGGCAGAGCTGGAAGAGTGGTTGATCAATGGCGATCTGGCGCGACTGGACCTGGCGTTTTCCCGGGATCAGGCGCAGAAGATCTATGTGCAGGATCGCCTGCGCGAATCCGCTGACGAACTGAAAAAATGGCTGGCCGAGGGTGCGGTGATCTACATCTGCGGCAGCCTGCAGGGCATGGCCTCCGGCGTCGATCAAGTGCTCAACGACGTATTGGGTGCAGCCGAAGTCGAGCGGCTGATCGAACAAGGCCGCTACCGCCGCGACGTGTACTGA
- a CDS encoding TonB-dependent receptor — MARQHAQLPVSSPRLLASAIGVAITAGSAGHMVFAAEKTDSKATGNAIALDATSITGEAQDSTSYQVEKASSPKYTAPLVDTPRSVTVIPQQVLKDTGALNMQDALRTVPGITFGAGEGGNPQGDRPFIRGFDAQGDTYLDGVRDTGSQSREIFAVENIEVSKGPNSAIGGRGAAGGSINLVSKKAHLGNSFDGGFTWGSDQTQRYTLDGNYQFSDTAAGRLNLMSHESNVAGRDKVDYDRWGIAPSLAFGLGTDTRVNLDYYHLESNDTPDSGIPYTIPAGGSAARTKSNPDKPYAGGDHSNFYGLDRDFRKGRTDTATFAIEHDLSDSLTIKNTLRHGTSMQDYILTQPDDSKGNVNNGSLWRRANTRVSNTETTTNQTDLFGNFYVAGFKNSFSTGVEYTREESQKSSYNVNTDTTPRTSAATSNCTPSMIGASSGYNCTSLSNPNPNDPWNGAISRNYAGTDTQANTYALYVFDTLELNEQWLVNMGLRYDHFDTDYKTYNAAGTTTSKGDDTSEFVTGQFGVVYKPAENGSIYASYATSATPPGNTLGEGQEGNPLGGTTDRSGNLLSSDMEPETTKNYEIGTKWDLLNDRLSLTADIFRTEKENARVQVDTSSYENAGKTRVQGIELSASGKITDKWQVFAGYAFMDSEQVDGGPMGKANDGNELPNTPKNSASLWTTYQVTPKLTLGGGAFYVDDVYGSVANTTMVDSYVRYDAMAAYKLTKNVDLQLNVQNLTNETYYDKAFSTHFANQAAGRTALLSTNFHF; from the coding sequence ATGGCACGTCAACACGCACAATTACCGGTCAGTTCACCACGTCTGCTCGCCTCTGCAATCGGTGTGGCAATCACCGCCGGCTCCGCTGGTCACATGGTGTTCGCCGCAGAAAAAACCGACAGCAAAGCCACCGGCAATGCCATCGCCCTGGACGCCACCTCGATCACGGGCGAAGCCCAGGATTCGACGTCCTACCAGGTCGAGAAAGCCTCCTCGCCCAAGTACACCGCACCGCTGGTCGACACGCCGCGCTCGGTCACCGTCATCCCGCAACAAGTCCTGAAAGACACCGGCGCGCTGAACATGCAGGACGCCCTGCGCACCGTGCCGGGCATCACCTTCGGCGCCGGTGAAGGCGGCAACCCGCAGGGCGATCGCCCGTTCATTCGCGGCTTTGACGCCCAAGGCGACACCTACCTCGACGGCGTGCGCGATACCGGTTCGCAGAGCCGCGAGATCTTCGCCGTGGAAAACATCGAAGTCAGCAAGGGCCCGAACTCTGCCATTGGCGGTCGCGGCGCGGCGGGCGGCAGCATCAACCTGGTGAGCAAGAAAGCGCACCTGGGCAATTCGTTCGACGGCGGCTTCACCTGGGGCTCCGACCAGACCCAGCGCTACACCCTCGACGGCAACTACCAGTTCAGCGACACCGCTGCTGGCCGGCTGAACCTGATGAGCCACGAAAGCAACGTCGCCGGTCGCGACAAGGTCGACTACGACCGCTGGGGCATCGCCCCGTCGCTGGCGTTCGGTCTGGGCACCGACACCCGCGTCAACCTCGATTACTACCACCTCGAAAGCAATGACACCCCGGATTCGGGCATCCCGTACACCATCCCGGCTGGCGGTTCGGCTGCACGCACCAAGTCCAACCCGGACAAGCCATACGCCGGTGGCGATCACAGCAACTTCTACGGTCTGGATCGCGACTTCCGCAAGGGCCGCACCGACACCGCGACCTTCGCCATCGAGCATGACCTGAGCGATTCGCTGACCATCAAGAACACCCTGCGCCACGGCACCAGCATGCAGGATTACATCCTCACCCAGCCGGACGACAGCAAGGGCAACGTCAACAATGGCAGCCTCTGGCGTCGGGCGAATACCCGGGTGAGCAACACCGAGACCACCACCAACCAGACTGACCTGTTCGGTAACTTCTACGTCGCCGGCTTCAAGAACAGCTTCTCCACCGGCGTCGAATACACCCGAGAGGAAAGTCAGAAGTCTTCATACAACGTCAATACTGACACTACGCCGCGCACCAGCGCCGCGACCAGCAACTGCACCCCGTCGATGATCGGCGCGTCCAGCGGCTACAACTGCACCTCGCTGTCGAACCCGAACCCGAACGATCCGTGGAACGGCGCGATCTCGCGCAACTACGCCGGCACCGACACCCAGGCCAACACTTACGCGCTGTATGTGTTCGATACGCTGGAGTTGAACGAGCAGTGGCTGGTGAACATGGGCCTGCGTTACGACCACTTCGACACCGACTACAAAACCTACAACGCTGCCGGCACCACCACGTCCAAGGGCGATGACACCAGCGAGTTCGTCACCGGTCAGTTCGGCGTCGTCTACAAGCCTGCGGAAAACGGCAGCATCTACGCCTCCTATGCCACCTCCGCCACGCCACCGGGCAACACCCTGGGCGAAGGCCAGGAAGGCAACCCGCTGGGCGGCACCACGGATCGCAGCGGCAACCTGCTGAGCAGCGACATGGAGCCGGAAACCACCAAGAACTATGAAATCGGCACCAAGTGGGATCTGCTCAATGATCGCCTGTCGCTGACGGCCGACATCTTCCGCACCGAGAAAGAGAACGCTCGCGTACAAGTCGACACCAGCTCGTACGAGAACGCCGGCAAGACCCGCGTGCAAGGTATCGAGCTGTCGGCCAGCGGCAAAATCACTGACAAGTGGCAAGTGTTCGCCGGCTACGCGTTCATGGACAGCGAACAAGTCGACGGCGGCCCGATGGGCAAGGCCAACGATGGCAACGAACTGCCGAACACGCCGAAAAACAGCGCCAGCCTGTGGACCACTTATCAGGTCACGCCGAAGCTGACCCTCGGGGGCGGCGCGTTCTACGTCGACGACGTGTACGGCAGCGTGGCCAACACCACGATGGTCGATTCGTATGTACGTTATGACGCGATGGCCGCCTACAAGCTGACCAAGAACGTCGACCTGCAACTCAACGTGCAGAACCTGACCAACGAAACCTATTACGACAAAGCCTTCTCGACTCACTTCGCCAACCAGGCGGCGGGGCGTACGGCGCTGTTGAGCACCAACTTCCACTTCTAA
- a CDS encoding Fe2+-dependent dioxygenase, translating into MLLHIPGLFAKDEVQRIREALEQADWADGKITAGFQSAKAKHNLQLPEGHPLAKEIGAAMLERLWKNPLFMSAALPHKVFPPLVNCYTAGGSFDFHIDNAVRQPKGSIERVRTDLSATLFFSEPEDYDGGELEIQDTFGTQRVKLPAGDMVLYPGTSLHKVNAVTRGARYASFFWTQSLVREDSQRALLLEMDGAIQQLTRDMPDHPALIRLTGTYHNLLRRWVEV; encoded by the coding sequence ATGCTGCTGCACATCCCCGGACTGTTCGCGAAAGACGAAGTGCAGCGTATCCGCGAGGCGCTGGAGCAGGCCGATTGGGCTGATGGCAAGATTACCGCCGGCTTCCAGTCGGCCAAGGCGAAGCACAATCTGCAACTGCCCGAAGGTCATCCGCTGGCCAAGGAAATCGGCGCGGCGATGCTGGAGCGGTTGTGGAAAAACCCACTGTTCATGTCCGCCGCGTTGCCGCACAAAGTCTTCCCGCCGTTAGTGAACTGTTACACGGCCGGCGGCAGTTTCGATTTCCACATCGACAACGCCGTGCGCCAGCCCAAGGGCAGCATCGAACGGGTGCGCACCGATCTGTCGGCCACGCTGTTCTTCAGCGAGCCTGAGGATTACGACGGCGGCGAGCTGGAGATTCAGGACACTTTCGGCACGCAACGGGTGAAGTTGCCGGCCGGCGACATGGTGTTGTACCCCGGCACCAGCCTGCACAAGGTCAATGCCGTCACGCGTGGCGCACGCTATGCCTCGTTCTTCTGGACGCAAAGCCTGGTGCGCGAAGACAGTCAGCGTGCGTTGCTGTTAGAGATGGACGGGGCGATCCAGCAACTGACCCGGGACATGCCTGATCACCCTGCGTTGATCCGCCTTACCGGCACGTATCACAACCTGCTGCGGCGCTGGGTCGAGGTATGA
- a CDS encoding tetratricopeptide repeat protein — protein MSFQLRREEVLDAAQLSAMLEESPARAAQAILLAAGEGEVEAQALLGQILLDGQGIAQDQPLALRWFGIAAGQGHLMARNMLGRCHEHGWGCAADAAIAAQHYRIAANAGLDWAMYNLANLLATGRGVAVDHLQALALYRRAAEWGHAKSMNLLGRYLEEGQVCPADPAAAREWYRRSAEGGDFRGQFSFAAVLAGEGRIDEALDWLEKALAGGNLNFLRVASQTLSSAPDPRIQGMAAQFAIRYAELQRV, from the coding sequence ATGAGTTTTCAACTCCGCCGCGAGGAAGTCCTCGACGCTGCGCAACTCAGCGCCATGCTCGAAGAAAGCCCGGCCCGTGCCGCGCAGGCGATTTTGCTGGCGGCGGGTGAGGGTGAAGTTGAGGCGCAGGCATTGCTCGGGCAAATCCTGCTCGACGGTCAGGGCATCGCCCAGGATCAACCGCTGGCACTGCGCTGGTTCGGCATCGCTGCCGGGCAAGGTCACCTGATGGCGCGCAACATGCTCGGGCGCTGCCACGAGCACGGTTGGGGCTGTGCGGCGGATGCGGCAATTGCGGCGCAGCATTATCGGATCGCAGCGAATGCCGGGCTGGATTGGGCGATGTACAACCTGGCCAATCTGTTGGCGACCGGGCGTGGGGTGGCGGTGGACCATCTGCAGGCGCTGGCGCTGTATCGGCGCGCGGCTGAATGGGGCCATGCGAAATCAATGAATCTGCTGGGGCGATATCTGGAAGAAGGGCAGGTGTGCCCGGCGGATCCTGCTGCGGCACGTGAGTGGTATCGACGTTCGGCTGAGGGCGGGGATTTTCGCGGGCAGTTCAGTTTCGCGGCGGTGTTGGCGGGGGAAGGGCGGATTGATGAGGCGCTCGATTGGCTTGAGAAAGCCTTGGCCGGCGGCAATCTGAATTTTCTGCGGGTGGCGAGTCAAACACTGTCGAGTGCGCCCGATCCCAGAATCCAAGGGATGGCTGCGCAGTTCGCGATTCGATATGCAGAGTTGCAGCGCGTCTGA
- a CDS encoding type III PLP-dependent enzyme, protein MSIQVEDYFARATFDKMKAFADKQETPFVVIDTAMIAQAYDDLRAGFEFAKVYYAVKANPAVEIIDLLKEKGSSFDIASIYELDKVMDRGVSPDRISYGNTIKKSKDIRYFYEKGVRLFSTDSEADLRNIAKAAPGSKVYVRILTEGSTTADWPLSRKFGCQTDMAMDLLILARDLGLVPYGISFHVGSQQRDISVWDAAIAKVKVIFERLKEEDGIHLKLINMGGGFPANYITRTNSLETYAEEIIRFLKEDFGDDLPEIILEPGRSLIANAGILVSEVVLVARKSRTAVERWVYTDVGKFSGLIETMDEAIKFPIWTEKKGEMEEVVIAGPTCDSADIMYENYKYGLPLNLAIGDRLYWLSTGAYTTSYSAVEFNGFPPLKSFYV, encoded by the coding sequence ATGTCGATCCAGGTCGAAGACTATTTCGCGCGCGCTACATTCGACAAAATGAAGGCGTTCGCCGACAAACAGGAAACCCCGTTCGTGGTGATCGACACCGCGATGATCGCCCAGGCCTACGATGACCTGCGTGCCGGTTTCGAATTCGCCAAGGTCTACTACGCGGTCAAGGCCAACCCGGCCGTCGAGATCATCGACCTGCTCAAAGAAAAAGGTTCGAGCTTCGACATCGCCTCGATCTATGAGCTGGACAAGGTGATGGATCGTGGCGTCAGCCCGGACCGTATCAGCTACGGCAACACCATCAAGAAATCCAAGGACATCCGCTACTTCTACGAGAAGGGCGTGCGTCTGTTCTCCACCGACTCCGAAGCCGACCTGCGCAACATCGCCAAGGCTGCACCGGGTTCGAAAGTCTATGTGCGCATCCTCACCGAAGGCTCGACCACGGCTGACTGGCCGCTGTCGCGCAAATTCGGCTGCCAGACCGACATGGCCATGGACCTGCTGATCCTCGCCCGCGACCTCGGCCTGGTGCCGTACGGCATCTCGTTCCACGTCGGTTCGCAGCAACGCGACATCAGCGTCTGGGACGCAGCGATCGCCAAGGTCAAAGTGATCTTCGAGCGTCTGAAAGAAGAAGACGGCATCCACCTGAAGCTGATCAACATGGGCGGCGGCTTCCCGGCCAACTACATCACCCGCACCAACAGCCTGGAAACCTACGCCGAAGAAATCATCCGCTTCCTGAAGGAAGACTTCGGTGATGACCTGCCGGAAATCATTCTCGAGCCGGGCCGTTCGCTGATCGCCAACGCCGGCATCCTGGTCAGCGAAGTGGTATTGGTTGCACGCAAGTCGCGCACTGCCGTCGAGCGCTGGGTCTACACCGATGTGGGCAAGTTCTCCGGCCTGATCGAAACCATGGACGAAGCGATCAAGTTCCCGATCTGGACCGAGAAAAAAGGCGAGATGGAAGAAGTGGTGATCGCCGGCCCAACTTGCGACAGCGCCGACATCATGTACGAAAACTACAAGTACGGCCTGCCGCTGAACCTGGCAATCGGTGATCGTCTGTACTGGCTGTCGACCGGTGCGTACACCACCAGTTACAGCGCGGTTGAGTTCAATGGTTTTCCGCCGTTGAAGTCGTTCTACGTGTAA